Proteins from one Deltaproteobacteria bacterium genomic window:
- the aroF gene encoding 3-deoxy-7-phosphoheptulonate synthase, which yields MIIVMKPKALKKELNAVISRIKGLGYKPHTIYGETRNVIGAIGDERGKFVLQSLETLPGVEKVVPILTPYKLASREFKKEKTKIRITRDVAIGGEEVIVIAGPCSIEGQKMLTDTAKFVKKTGAKILRGGAFKPRTSPYSFQGLERKGLKYLLKASREAGIPVITEVMNPEDVDLIAEHADILQVGARNIQNFGLLKKLGKTKRPVLLKRGMMTTINEFIMSAEYIISEGNGSVILCERGIRTFEDATRNTLDLSAIPVLGERTHLPVIVDPSHATGYSRYVKSMAFAAIAAGCDGLMIEVHPSPETALSDGGQSLDFSAFASLMGEIVPFVNAAGRTLAS from the coding sequence ATGATAATCGTCATGAAGCCGAAGGCCCTGAAGAAGGAGCTGAACGCCGTGATCAGCAGGATAAAGGGCCTCGGCTACAAGCCGCACACCATTTACGGTGAAACGAGAAACGTAATCGGTGCAATCGGCGACGAGCGGGGGAAGTTCGTGCTCCAGTCACTGGAGACGCTCCCCGGGGTGGAAAAGGTCGTACCCATCCTGACGCCCTACAAGCTGGCAAGCAGGGAGTTCAAGAAAGAGAAGACAAAAATACGGATAACCCGGGATGTGGCCATCGGGGGGGAAGAGGTCATCGTCATAGCCGGGCCCTGCTCGATAGAAGGGCAGAAGATGCTCACCGACACGGCCAAGTTCGTCAAGAAGACGGGCGCAAAAATCCTGCGAGGCGGCGCATTCAAACCACGGACCTCGCCATACAGCTTCCAGGGCCTCGAGCGGAAAGGGCTCAAGTACCTCCTCAAGGCGAGCCGGGAGGCGGGCATCCCCGTCATAACGGAAGTGATGAACCCCGAAGACGTGGACCTCATTGCCGAACACGCCGACATCCTCCAGGTAGGCGCGAGGAACATTCAGAACTTCGGCCTGTTGAAAAAACTGGGGAAGACAAAAAGGCCCGTTCTTTTGAAGCGGGGCATGATGACCACGATCAACGAGTTCATCATGAGCGCCGAGTACATCATCTCGGAGGGAAACGGCAGCGTGATCCTCTGTGAGAGGGGTATCCGCACCTTCGAAGACGCAACCAGGAACACCCTCGACCTCTCGGCCATTCCCGTGCTCGGGGAGAGGACCCATCTTCCCGTTATCGTCGATCCATCCCACGCCACGGGATACTCCCGGTACGTCAAGTCCATGGCCTTTGCGGCGATAGCGGCGGGATGCGACGGGCTGATGATAGAGGTCCACCCGTCGCCCGAAACGGCCCTCTCAGACGGCGGGCAATCTCTTGACTTTTCGGCCTTCGCGTCCCTC
- a CDS encoding DUF507 family protein, translating into MRLNEQEMKGLADFIYERLMKREMITLKSEESEVRRRIYEAIEKDIRAEQALDEEVEKIIDEHIQRAGEDINRRKLFKMIKHKLARERGLVL; encoded by the coding sequence GTGCGGCTGAATGAGCAGGAGATGAAGGGGCTCGCCGACTTCATCTATGAGAGGCTCATGAAGAGGGAGATGATCACCCTCAAGAGCGAGGAAAGCGAGGTCCGCAGGAGGATCTACGAGGCGATCGAGAAGGATATCAGGGCGGAGCAGGCACTCGATGAGGAGGTGGAGAAGATAATCGACGAGCATATCCAGCGGGCCGGAGAGGACATAAACAGGCGGAAGCTGTTCAAGATGATAAAGCACAAGCTCGCCAGGGAGCGCGGCTTGGTCCTGTGA
- a CDS encoding phosphorylase, with protein sequence MAENTGKRAPFLLIGGSGAYQFAEDEFGRLLDRRRVRTPFGESAPFCLYENGGFRFYFASRHGERGYEMSAPFVNYRANLYAAKLLGVERVVAWSGPGIVNDGLAPGSFLVPTDLIDFTKGRKATFFAGTGLGFIRQNPVFCASMGRALAEAAERSGRDVVHGGTYVCTEGPRLETPAEIRMFRMWGADVVGMTLVPEAFLARELEICYQPICYLTNYAEGVRELPYREGVLFEGTLPDEMAPGVEKAKELLPGICIFAMRLFKGRKRDCPCSVSMERYRRAGVIGEDFKGWTKGGDGAAE encoded by the coding sequence ATGGCGGAAAATACCGGAAAAAGAGCGCCGTTTCTCTTGATTGGAGGATCGGGCGCATACCAGTTTGCCGAAGATGAGTTCGGCAGGCTCCTTGACAGGAGGAGGGTGAGGACCCCTTTCGGGGAATCGGCCCCCTTCTGCCTCTACGAAAACGGGGGGTTCCGCTTTTATTTCGCCTCCCGGCACGGGGAGAGGGGATACGAGATGAGCGCCCCCTTTGTCAATTACCGGGCGAACCTGTACGCCGCAAAGCTGCTCGGCGTCGAGCGGGTGGTGGCCTGGAGCGGCCCCGGCATCGTAAACGACGGGCTGGCCCCGGGGTCTTTTCTCGTTCCCACGGATCTCATCGACTTCACGAAAGGAAGGAAGGCCACCTTCTTCGCGGGTACCGGCCTGGGGTTCATCAGGCAGAACCCCGTGTTCTGCGCCTCCATGGGACGGGCCCTGGCAGAAGCGGCAGAGAGGAGCGGAAGAGACGTGGTCCACGGTGGCACCTACGTATGCACCGAGGGGCCGCGGCTTGAGACCCCGGCGGAAATAAGGATGTTTCGCATGTGGGGCGCCGATGTGGTGGGAATGACCCTCGTTCCCGAGGCGTTCCTTGCCCGGGAACTCGAGATCTGCTATCAGCCGATCTGTTACCTGACGAATTATGCGGAGGGGGTGCGGGAGCTGCCCTACCGGGAGGGCGTCCTCTTCGAGGGGACGCTGCCCGATGAGATGGCCCCGGGGGTTGAAAAAGCGAAGGAGCTGCTCCCCGGGATCTGTATCTTCGCCATGCGTCTTTTTAAGGGGCGAAAGAGGGATTGTCCCTGCAGCGTCTCGATGGAGCGGTACAGAAGAGCCGGCGTGATCGGTGAGGACTTCAAAGGGTGGACGAAGGGAGGGGACGGTGCGGCTGAATGA
- a CDS encoding DUF507 family protein, translating into MKLSEERISHIAHMVFNRIYNDDVVDFYDEETGVREIRRAIESFLKFYEDVDGAVRVKIASLKKRIPEGSPEWEVLYRKYFDEEVGKKKPWK; encoded by the coding sequence ATGAAGCTTTCGGAAGAGAGAATATCCCACATCGCCCACATGGTATTCAACAGGATCTACAATGACGACGTGGTCGATTTTTACGACGAGGAGACGGGTGTAAGGGAGATCAGGCGGGCCATAGAAAGCTTTCTGAAATTCTACGAGGATGTCGACGGCGCGGTGCGGGTGAAGATCGCATCGCTGAAAAAAAGGATTCCCGAGGGCTCTCCCGAATGGGAGGTCCTCTACAGGAAGTACTTCGACGAGGAGGTGGGGAAGAAAAAACCCTGGAAGTAG
- a CDS encoding co-chaperone GroES — MKLRPLQDRVIVRRVEEEEMTKGGIIIPDSAKEKPQEGKVISAGKGRILENGTKVPLDVKVGDRVLFSKYAGTEIKIEGEEHLILREDDILAVVEK, encoded by the coding sequence ATGAAGTTACGACCGCTTCAGGACAGGGTTATCGTCAGGAGAGTCGAGGAGGAGGAGATGACCAAGGGTGGCATCATCATCCCCGATTCGGCGAAGGAAAAGCCCCAGGAGGGCAAGGTCATCTCAGCGGGAAAGGGCAGGATCCTGGAAAACGGGACCAAGGTCCCCCTCGACGTGAAGGTAGGTGATCGTGTCCTTTTCAGCAAGTACGCGGGAACGGAAATCAAGATCGAGGGGGAGGAGCACCTGATCCTTCGGGAAGACGACATTCTCGCTGTTGTAGAAAAATAA